The Verrucomicrobiota bacterium genome includes a window with the following:
- a CDS encoding alpha-ketoacid dehydrogenase subunit beta — MPVITYREALMQAMAEEMDRDEKVMIMGEEVAQFKGSYKVTEGLLERFGAKRVIDTPISEAGFTGMAIGAAMMGLRPICELMFWSFSYVAFDQLFNNAPNVRYMSGGLANVPLVVRGPSNGGTSVGATHSHTLENFAANTPGLKVVCPATAYDAKGLLKAAIRDNDPVFFMENTILYNDTGEVPEEEYLIPLGLAEVKRVGTDLTIVAHGRATITSLKAAEILKAEHGIDAEVVDLRSIRPLDEETILTSVRKTNRVLLVEENKPFCGVDAQISHMIQEKAFDYLDGPIKRVSAVDAPAIYSPPLEKLQLPYPERVVKEALEALK; from the coding sequence ATGCCCGTAATAACTTATAGAGAAGCCCTCATGCAGGCCATGGCGGAAGAAATGGATCGTGACGAGAAGGTCATGATCATGGGGGAGGAAGTCGCCCAGTTCAAAGGTTCCTACAAGGTAACTGAAGGTCTCCTCGAGCGCTTTGGTGCCAAACGCGTAATCGATACACCGATCAGTGAAGCCGGATTTACTGGAATGGCTATTGGTGCCGCAATGATGGGTCTGCGTCCAATCTGCGAACTCATGTTTTGGAGTTTTTCTTACGTTGCTTTTGACCAGTTGTTCAACAATGCACCCAATGTGCGTTACATGTCTGGTGGTTTGGCAAATGTGCCATTAGTGGTTCGCGGACCCAGTAATGGAGGAACCAGCGTTGGTGCTACTCATTCGCACACGCTTGAAAATTTTGCAGCAAACACGCCGGGGCTTAAAGTGGTATGTCCGGCAACTGCTTACGACGCGAAAGGTCTCTTAAAAGCTGCCATCCGTGACAACGATCCGGTGTTTTTTATGGAGAATACCATTCTCTATAATGATACCGGTGAAGTTCCTGAAGAGGAGTATCTCATCCCTCTTGGTCTTGCCGAGGTGAAACGCGTAGGCACGGATTTGACGATTGTTGCTCACGGCAGAGCCACCATTACCAGTCTTAAGGCCGCAGAAATTTTGAAGGCCGAGCACGGCATTGACGCGGAGGTGGTAGACCTTCGCTCGATCCGACCTTTGGATGAAGAGACGATTTTAACTTCAGTTAGAAAAACCAATCGCGTTCTTTTGGTTGAGGAAAATAAACCTTTTTGTGGAGTCGATGCGCAGATCTCGCACATGATCCAGGAAAAAGCATTCGATTACCTTGATGGCCCGATCAAACGGGTATCAGCTGTGGATGCTCCGGCCATTTACTCACCTCCGTTGGAGAAACTTCAGCTTCCTTATCCTGAAAGAGTTGTCAAAGAGGCTCTCGAAGCACTCAAATAG
- a CDS encoding helix-hairpin-helix domain-containing protein: MKPYISIAFLVALFAPLTLSSQSNLEDNLKAVMLLFDKNLKEADIRISELSKANQALTEAHAALEKELITAASKIEDLEKENKSLRRKVSGSTVRELETASLVTPRNLELEDSLSSKESAPNLDLTPKAFTEVNKQTYAPEHLSDGAVLLVNLNTATERELRMVPGVGPQLAEQIIANRPYESVWDMMKFDGIGRKKIDMIQQYIVIE, translated from the coding sequence ATGAAGCCGTATATTTCTATCGCTTTTCTGGTGGCTCTCTTCGCCCCTCTAACGCTATCTTCACAATCAAATCTCGAAGATAACCTGAAAGCCGTTATGCTGCTTTTTGATAAGAACCTCAAAGAGGCGGATATCAGAATCAGTGAACTTTCCAAAGCCAACCAGGCTTTAACAGAAGCCCATGCCGCCCTTGAAAAAGAACTAATAACGGCCGCATCCAAAATCGAGGATCTGGAAAAGGAAAACAAAAGTTTGCGTCGCAAGGTTTCTGGAAGCACGGTGCGGGAACTTGAAACGGCTTCGCTGGTTACACCAAGAAATCTGGAATTAGAGGACTCGCTCTCTTCGAAGGAATCGGCTCCCAACCTGGATTTAACGCCCAAGGCTTTCACGGAGGTTAACAAGCAAACTTATGCTCCAGAACATCTTTCAGATGGAGCCGTTCTACTGGTCAACCTAAATACCGCTACCGAAAGGGAACTCAGAATGGTTCCTGGTGTTGGACCTCAATTGGCAGAACAAATCATCGCCAACCGCCCTTACGAATCCGTGTGGGATATGATGAAATTCGACGGTATTGGCAGGAAAAAGATCGATATGATTCAGCAGTATATCGTGATCGAGTGA
- a CDS encoding phospho-sugar mutase, translating into MSLIESIKLAGSESKILPSTAENMALWVEGNFLPDWALESIQELLNKEAFEELNDRFYKNMEFGTGGMRGRTIGRISAEAELGTLSDLGTPAHPAIGSNVLNDFNLIRATIGLFNYSKQHLKHCEIFDVPKLVIAHDVRHFSRYFCELAASTWTRLGGLAMIFEGPRSTPHLSFSVRKLNATAGIVITASHNPPHDNGFKAYFSDGAQVVEPHASGIIDKVNEVALAETAKHLEIDLSEVVTLPDSIDEAYFSSVLDVVLDKNLFKESKVKVVFTPIHGTGGVASVPVLERLGVSVDTVPEQDAFDPRFPTVKSPNPENAEALSMAITQAESTGADVVIATDPDCDRMGVAVRDSEGKMQLLSGNMIGSVMAEYRIGQMKESGILPPGGTEKAVLIKTFVTTPLQDAIGKAHGLKVINTLTGFKWIGEKIGQYEQQLQNELKKQHGYQIDYDNTNYLKRADLLQEHSTFYVFGGEESYGYLGSDAVRDKDGNAAVVMFCEIAAYLKSQGKTFLDYLDSLYCKYGYYFETLGNVYYEGAAGAQKIKNILDSYRSDSPKEIGGIAVTEMKDFGVQIFEDADGQTIPKQDFYFLTLANGYQYAVRGSGTEPKIKFYLFGREDVADPSELEEKKALTQSAIESMKEAILADTDARAEG; encoded by the coding sequence ATGAGCCTCATCGAATCCATTAAACTGGCAGGGTCTGAAAGTAAGATTCTCCCGTCCACCGCCGAAAATATGGCCCTCTGGGTCGAAGGTAACTTCCTTCCGGATTGGGCTCTCGAAAGCATCCAGGAACTGCTCAACAAGGAAGCCTTCGAAGAACTGAACGACCGATTCTATAAAAACATGGAATTTGGAACAGGCGGTATGCGCGGCCGGACCATTGGACGCATATCCGCAGAGGCGGAACTGGGCACGCTTTCAGATTTGGGCACGCCAGCTCACCCGGCAATTGGGTCCAATGTTTTAAATGACTTTAATTTGATCCGCGCAACCATCGGCCTTTTCAACTACTCGAAACAGCATCTTAAACATTGTGAAATCTTTGACGTTCCCAAACTGGTAATCGCCCACGACGTACGCCATTTCTCTCGTTACTTTTGCGAACTTGCGGCCTCCACCTGGACACGCTTAGGCGGTTTGGCCATGATCTTTGAGGGTCCACGTTCAACACCTCATCTCAGCTTTTCCGTGCGTAAACTCAACGCCACGGCCGGGATTGTTATCACAGCAAGTCACAATCCGCCTCACGATAACGGTTTTAAAGCCTACTTCAGCGATGGCGCTCAAGTCGTCGAACCGCATGCCTCCGGAATCATCGACAAGGTAAACGAGGTGGCTCTGGCTGAAACGGCCAAACACCTAGAGATTGATCTAAGTGAAGTGGTCACCTTACCGGATTCAATTGACGAGGCTTACTTTTCTTCCGTCCTGGATGTCGTTTTGGACAAAAATTTGTTCAAGGAAAGTAAGGTGAAAGTAGTCTTCACTCCGATCCACGGTACTGGAGGGGTTGCCTCTGTACCAGTCCTCGAACGCCTGGGAGTCAGTGTAGACACCGTTCCCGAACAAGATGCTTTTGATCCCCGTTTCCCAACCGTTAAGTCTCCAAACCCGGAAAATGCCGAGGCTCTTTCCATGGCAATCACACAAGCTGAATCGACAGGAGCAGATGTGGTTATCGCCACCGATCCCGATTGCGATCGCATGGGAGTTGCGGTTCGAGACAGCGAAGGAAAGATGCAACTGTTGTCTGGTAACATGATTGGTTCTGTAATGGCCGAGTACCGGATTGGCCAAATGAAGGAAAGCGGGATACTTCCTCCCGGTGGAACGGAAAAAGCAGTCTTGATTAAGACCTTTGTTACCACTCCTCTTCAGGACGCCATAGGCAAGGCACATGGCTTGAAGGTCATTAACACACTGACAGGATTTAAATGGATCGGTGAAAAAATTGGCCAGTACGAACAACAGCTTCAAAACGAACTTAAAAAACAACACGGCTACCAAATCGACTACGATAATACGAACTACCTGAAACGCGCTGATTTACTTCAGGAGCATAGTACTTTTTATGTTTTCGGAGGCGAAGAAAGCTACGGCTACCTCGGTAGTGATGCGGTGCGCGACAAAGACGGTAATGCCGCAGTGGTCATGTTTTGTGAAATCGCGGCGTACCTAAAGAGCCAGGGGAAAACGTTCCTAGACTACCTGGACTCGCTGTACTGCAAATACGGTTACTACTTTGAAACGTTAGGAAACGTCTATTACGAAGGGGCAGCTGGAGCACAGAAAATAAAAAACATTCTGGACTCTTACCGGTCCGATTCGCCGAAAGAGATCGGCGGAATTGCGGTAACCGAAATGAAAGACTTCGGTGTTCAGATTTTTGAAGATGCGGATGGACAAACCATTCCCAAGCAGGACTTCTACTTCCTCACACTCGCCAACGGCTACCAATATGCCGTTCGAGGTAGCGGAACCGAGCCAAAGATTAAATTTTATCTCTTCGGCCGTGAAGACGTGGCGGATCCTTCCGAGCTGGAGGAAAAGAAAGCCCTTACCCAATCAGCCATCGAGTCGATGAAAGAAGCCATTCTGGCCGACACGGATGCACGGGCTGAAGGCTAG
- a CDS encoding UDPGP type 1 family protein: protein MIHPLIEQFSQTGQGQVFKFWEELSVNEQARLLEEAAEIDLEEIATLHRTLVQGGGEAHQDYTDLEPAPYIAHPTQGGDAARWDEAREMGETALRRGSVAAFVVAGGQGTRLGYDKPKGLFPVTPIHGKSLFQVFAEKIKAAENTYESTIPWFIMTSNVNHADTVDFLETNQYFGLHPNQVHCFRQGRMPAIDTEGKILLSSKGSIAMSPDGHGGSLRALVRSGATKIMEESGIDVLSYFQVDNPLIKAIDPSFIGFHLQSEAGMSSKMIPKAYPEEKLGVFCKQKGKTVVIEYSDLPVDLMHATNKEGQLKFLSGSVAIHTLSRDFINQMGGGDASSPSLPFHRANKKIPTIDDSGNPFTPESPNGIKFEMFVFDALPFSEKTIVIETRRSTDFSPVKNADGLDSPKTCKEGQMIEFASWFQSAGSPLAKDETGVPVQLVEVSPLFGYDEASFIKSWKALSEKPDLNQPIDLK, encoded by the coding sequence ATGATTCATCCATTGATTGAACAATTTTCCCAAACCGGCCAAGGCCAGGTTTTTAAATTCTGGGAGGAGTTATCCGTAAACGAACAAGCAAGGTTGCTGGAAGAAGCCGCCGAAATTGATCTGGAAGAAATTGCAACCTTGCATCGTACCCTGGTTCAAGGCGGCGGTGAAGCTCATCAGGATTATACGGACCTGGAACCGGCACCCTATATAGCTCACCCAACGCAAGGTGGAGATGCAGCGCGCTGGGACGAAGCCCGCGAAATGGGCGAAACCGCTCTTCGCCGGGGTTCCGTTGCGGCATTTGTAGTCGCGGGAGGACAAGGTACACGCCTGGGCTACGATAAACCAAAAGGACTTTTCCCAGTCACGCCCATTCATGGGAAGTCTTTGTTTCAGGTATTCGCTGAAAAGATTAAAGCAGCAGAAAACACTTATGAGTCCACCATTCCGTGGTTTATCATGACTAGTAATGTGAACCATGCGGATACGGTCGATTTTCTCGAAACAAACCAATATTTCGGACTACATCCGAATCAGGTTCATTGCTTTCGACAAGGGCGCATGCCCGCTATCGACACAGAAGGGAAAATTCTCCTGTCCAGCAAAGGTTCCATCGCCATGAGTCCCGACGGTCATGGCGGCTCATTACGGGCATTGGTCCGAAGTGGAGCGACCAAAATCATGGAGGAAAGCGGGATCGATGTGTTAAGCTACTTTCAGGTAGACAATCCGCTCATCAAAGCCATCGACCCAAGCTTTATCGGATTTCATCTGCAAAGCGAGGCCGGTATGTCCAGCAAGATGATACCCAAGGCATACCCCGAAGAAAAATTGGGTGTATTCTGTAAGCAAAAGGGCAAGACCGTAGTTATTGAATACAGTGACCTTCCAGTAGACCTTATGCATGCAACGAATAAGGAAGGACAACTGAAATTCCTTTCTGGCAGCGTCGCAATTCATACCTTGTCTCGAGACTTTATTAATCAAATGGGAGGTGGCGATGCTTCCTCCCCTAGCCTTCCATTTCACCGCGCTAATAAAAAGATTCCCACGATCGACGATTCGGGAAATCCGTTTACACCGGAGTCGCCAAATGGAATCAAGTTCGAGATGTTTGTGTTCGACGCCCTTCCATTTTCAGAGAAAACGATAGTCATCGAAACCCGGCGTTCGACCGATTTTAGTCCCGTTAAAAACGCAGACGGACTCGATTCACCCAAAACCTGCAAAGAAGGCCAAATGATAGAATTTGCGTCCTGGTTTCAGTCGGCAGGTTCACCCCTTGCAAAGGATGAAACCGGAGTCCCTGTACAGCTGGTAGAGGTGAGCCCGCTTTTTGGATACGATGAGGCCTCATTCATTAAAAGCTGGAAAGCCTTATCGGAAAAGCCCGACTTAAATCAACCCATAGACCTTAAATAA
- a CDS encoding helix-hairpin-helix domain-containing protein: protein MKLIVMLLTGVTPLLPLAGQSADPELSGKLKAVMQLFDKNQAALKEEIVELNATNSALSEANLKLYKELQDSQTRVENLEAEILILKSKFSEVAVRGLESASLISSTDQNAETAIEGNTQKNLPKKLPSVDSVPEETLVNINTATAEELAKLPTIDDDMAVQIISNRPYRSIDDLIINQGFGPMKLRRITPFITAQ, encoded by the coding sequence ATGAAGTTAATCGTGATGCTCCTCACAGGCGTAACACCTTTACTACCGTTGGCTGGTCAATCGGCGGATCCCGAGCTATCCGGTAAACTCAAGGCGGTCATGCAGTTGTTCGATAAGAATCAAGCAGCGCTCAAAGAAGAAATTGTTGAGTTGAACGCGACCAATTCAGCCTTAAGCGAAGCAAACCTAAAATTATATAAAGAACTGCAAGATAGTCAGACACGCGTAGAAAACCTCGAAGCAGAAATCTTAATATTGAAGAGCAAATTTTCCGAAGTCGCAGTTAGAGGATTGGAATCTGCTTCTTTAATTTCCTCAACAGACCAAAACGCTGAAACGGCCATTGAGGGAAATACCCAAAAGAATCTCCCAAAGAAACTACCTTCCGTTGATTCAGTACCCGAAGAAACGTTGGTAAACATCAATACGGCGACGGCAGAAGAACTCGCCAAATTACCAACGATTGACGATGACATGGCCGTCCAAATCATTTCCAATCGTCCTTATCGATCCATTGATGACCTCATCATCAACCAGGGATTTGGTCCCATGAAATTGAGACGGATTACACCATTTATCACTGCTCAATAA
- a CDS encoding helix-hairpin-helix domain-containing protein has product MNPLLIQASDIELEEKLKAVMILFEKGKQGLQEEIDSLNLQVSDLEAHNQKLNEELDAEREKNLTLQTQLLIIHTEGSTSSLGSEVVSTETVAAITDSPATNPRGGARQGQRQRNGVTVEEPEEELVLDEEDLVDINSATKDELLSLPLVNDFLANNIINGRPWSSVEDLIQLQGFGPMKLRRLQPWVKVEPIEEIPEVEASENPVD; this is encoded by the coding sequence ATGAATCCCCTTTTAATTCAGGCGAGTGATATCGAACTGGAGGAAAAGCTGAAGGCCGTGATGATCCTTTTTGAAAAAGGGAAACAAGGCCTGCAGGAAGAAATTGATTCGCTAAACTTGCAAGTGTCCGATTTGGAAGCGCACAACCAAAAACTGAATGAGGAGCTGGATGCCGAGCGGGAAAAAAACCTAACACTTCAAACCCAACTGCTAATCATTCATACTGAAGGATCCACCTCGAGCCTGGGCAGTGAAGTTGTCAGCACCGAGACGGTGGCGGCTATAACTGACTCTCCAGCAACTAATCCAAGAGGAGGAGCCCGGCAAGGACAACGGCAGAGAAACGGAGTAACCGTAGAGGAACCAGAAGAAGAACTCGTTCTCGACGAAGAAGATCTCGTTGATATCAATTCGGCGACCAAAGATGAACTCTTGTCCCTCCCATTGGTAAATGATTTCCTGGCTAATAATATTATTAACGGCCGCCCCTGGTCCTCCGTAGAGGATCTCATTCAACTGCAAGGGTTCGGACCTATGAAACTTAGACGCTTACAACCGTGGGTGAAAGTTGAACCCATTGAAGAGATTCCGGAAGTAGAAGCATCAGAGAACCCAGTAGATTAG
- a CDS encoding AAA family ATPase produces the protein MYQDYFGFQEMPFNITPDPKFLYLSQFHNEALQHLKYGIDEKKGFIVLTGEVGCGKTTLCRRLLNELDPDKYETALILNPRVTETQLLRAILTELGIENPPRGKNELIEKIYELTLAKHQAGKDVVMIIDEAQNLSFEVLEQVRLLSNLETDTQKLMQIILIGQPELSELLDQRRLRQLRQRILVRYDLSRLTYDDTVHYIQHRLSRAGSSGRPQFTKVAERRVFKWSGGIPRMINNICDKALLSAYARSSDEVNYWDVRRGRKSLQY, from the coding sequence ATGTATCAGGACTACTTTGGCTTCCAGGAAATGCCTTTTAACATCACCCCCGACCCAAAATTTTTGTATCTGAGTCAGTTTCACAATGAAGCTCTTCAGCATCTCAAATATGGGATTGATGAGAAGAAGGGATTTATTGTGCTGACTGGAGAAGTAGGTTGCGGAAAAACAACCCTTTGCCGCCGTCTTCTCAACGAGCTTGATCCAGACAAATATGAAACCGCGTTGATTCTTAATCCACGGGTGACAGAGACACAGTTGCTTCGCGCGATTCTCACGGAGTTGGGTATCGAGAATCCTCCACGTGGGAAGAACGAGCTCATCGAAAAGATCTACGAATTAACCTTGGCGAAACATCAAGCGGGTAAAGATGTGGTCATGATAATCGATGAGGCCCAGAATCTTTCTTTTGAAGTGCTCGAGCAAGTGCGGCTTTTGTCCAACCTGGAGACGGATACGCAAAAGCTCATGCAGATTATTCTCATCGGCCAACCGGAGCTAAGCGAGCTGCTTGACCAGCGTCGTCTTCGCCAGCTTCGTCAACGAATTTTGGTCCGTTATGATCTTTCGAGACTTACCTACGATGACACGGTTCACTATATTCAGCATCGCTTGAGTCGTGCGGGATCTTCAGGCCGACCTCAGTTTACTAAAGTTGCTGAGAGACGTGTTTTTAAATGGAGCGGCGGGATTCCCCGGATGATCAATAACATTTGTGATAAGGCGTTACTTTCAGCCTATGCCCGTAGTTCAGATGAGGTGAATTACTGGGACGTGCGCCGCGGCCGTAAATCTTTACAATATTAA
- the pdhA gene encoding pyruvate dehydrogenase (acetyl-transferring) E1 component subunit alpha — MVTTQKKTTKKSPRKKAAEGKSADVNAKLTNEQKIGFLTTMLRIRRFEERSLRVYQQGKIGGFLHLYIGQEAVAVGTVSMMGEHDHVITAYRDHGHALAVGMGMNECMAELYGKYTGCSKGKGGSMHFFAPDKNYWGGHGIVAGQTPLGAGIAFALKYQGLKGSCMCFMGDGAVNQGAYHEALNLAGLWDLPVIYIIENNGYSMGTSQERSSAGEILAKRAEGYNIAWDICDGHDLEEVRQKTSEAMARAHNECKPTILEIDTYRYRGHSVADPDKTYRTKDEIAEYQRTKDPINLYREKLISQGVLTQEEAKEIDKAARAEADESVKFAEQSPFPPVEEITRDVYWEEDHPEHKVSQGRIFFQDPPTEG; from the coding sequence ATCGTGACTACGCAAAAGAAAACTACCAAAAAAAGCCCGAGAAAAAAGGCTGCAGAAGGAAAGTCCGCAGATGTAAATGCGAAGCTAACCAACGAGCAGAAAATCGGGTTTCTCACTACCATGCTTCGCATCCGACGCTTTGAAGAGCGTTCGCTGCGCGTCTATCAACAAGGTAAGATTGGCGGATTTCTCCACCTTTACATTGGGCAGGAAGCCGTTGCTGTTGGAACAGTTTCGATGATGGGTGAGCATGATCACGTCATCACTGCCTACCGCGATCACGGTCATGCATTGGCTGTGGGTATGGGAATGAACGAATGTATGGCCGAGCTTTACGGCAAATACACAGGCTGTTCCAAGGGTAAGGGTGGATCCATGCACTTTTTCGCGCCTGACAAGAACTATTGGGGTGGTCATGGAATTGTTGCCGGGCAAACGCCATTGGGTGCTGGAATCGCTTTCGCTCTCAAATACCAAGGCTTGAAAGGTTCCTGTATGTGTTTCATGGGAGACGGCGCCGTAAATCAGGGAGCATATCATGAAGCGCTTAACTTGGCAGGGCTCTGGGATCTCCCGGTTATTTATATTATCGAAAACAACGGCTACTCCATGGGGACCAGCCAGGAACGTTCATCGGCCGGAGAAATCCTGGCAAAACGGGCCGAAGGCTATAATATCGCATGGGATATCTGCGACGGACACGATCTGGAAGAGGTTCGTCAAAAAACTTCCGAAGCGATGGCTCGGGCGCACAATGAATGCAAGCCTACCATCCTCGAGATCGATACCTACCGCTATCGCGGCCATTCAGTGGCTGATCCGGATAAGACCTACCGGACCAAGGATGAGATCGCCGAATATCAGCGGACCAAAGACCCCATTAACCTCTACCGTGAAAAGTTGATTTCCCAGGGAGTGTTGACTCAAGAGGAAGCGAAGGAGATCGATAAAGCAGCCCGGGCTGAGGCCGACGAGTCAGTTAAGTTCGCTGAACAAAGTCCCTTTCCGCCCGTTGAAGAAATCACCCGTGACGTTTATTGGGAAGAAGACCATCCGGAACACAAAGTGTCCCAAGGTCGTATTTTCTTCCAGGACCCTCCGACGGAAGGCTGA
- a CDS encoding dihydrolipoamide acetyltransferase family protein produces MATVIEMPKLSDTMSVGTLIAWLKNEGDAIEPGDLIAEVETDKATMELEAFDEGILLKQVASAGDQVPIGGPVAVIGEKGEKFDLAALTGSAPAVAPAAKEAPAAKSEPIAPVEVEVAAKIENTTEVLVAPSSDGRVKASPLARKLAEAKGIDLSTVKGTGPGGRVVKADVEAATGSPAAVATAPATSSVASIPTTISGSAIAEEGKQTLSNMRTVIAQRLMESKSQVPHFYLETEVDVAPLMKLRSDLNEHLSQLPAEQGGIKLTVTDFILKATTEALRRVPQVNSSWGGDHILQHGAVHLGVAVAVDDGLVVPVIKDAHTKGVRQFSAELKELAGKAKNKKLKPTEMSGSTFTVSSLGMFPITGFFGIINQPNAGILSVGTAVKQPVVDANDQIVVGHRMTIGGSFDHRVVDGAVGAMFLKALKEILETPALILL; encoded by the coding sequence ATGGCCACAGTAATTGAAATGCCCAAACTGAGTGATACGATGAGCGTGGGAACGCTTATTGCCTGGCTCAAGAATGAAGGGGACGCAATCGAGCCCGGTGACCTTATTGCTGAAGTGGAAACCGATAAGGCAACCATGGAGCTCGAAGCATTTGACGAAGGCATTCTTTTAAAACAGGTTGCCAGTGCTGGTGATCAGGTTCCTATAGGAGGTCCGGTCGCTGTCATAGGAGAAAAAGGAGAGAAATTTGACCTGGCAGCCTTAACCGGAAGTGCTCCTGCAGTAGCTCCGGCTGCCAAAGAAGCACCTGCCGCTAAATCGGAGCCAATTGCTCCGGTCGAGGTCGAGGTTGCAGCGAAGATTGAAAACACGACAGAAGTTCTGGTTGCTCCATCTTCGGACGGGAGAGTAAAAGCGTCTCCTCTCGCTCGCAAATTGGCCGAGGCAAAAGGTATAGATTTGTCGACTGTCAAAGGTACCGGTCCAGGCGGTCGCGTCGTTAAGGCCGACGTCGAAGCTGCAACCGGAAGCCCGGCTGCTGTCGCCACTGCACCTGCAACAAGTTCAGTAGCATCGATCCCGACGACAATTTCAGGAAGTGCTATTGCAGAAGAGGGCAAACAGACCTTGTCAAACATGCGAACCGTGATTGCTCAACGACTCATGGAGTCGAAATCACAAGTTCCTCATTTTTATCTGGAAACAGAAGTGGACGTTGCTCCTTTGATGAAGCTTCGCTCAGATCTCAATGAACACCTCAGCCAATTGCCCGCAGAACAAGGTGGTATCAAGCTCACCGTTACGGACTTTATTCTAAAAGCGACCACTGAAGCACTGCGTCGTGTTCCCCAAGTAAACTCCTCATGGGGTGGAGATCACATTTTGCAGCATGGCGCTGTCCACTTGGGCGTAGCGGTTGCCGTTGATGATGGATTGGTCGTGCCCGTAATAAAAGACGCTCATACAAAGGGTGTTCGCCAATTCAGCGCCGAGCTCAAGGAACTGGCAGGCAAAGCTAAGAACAAAAAGCTGAAGCCGACCGAAATGTCGGGTAGCACGTTCACTGTGTCTTCTCTGGGGATGTTTCCTATCACCGGATTTTTTGGAATTATCAATCAGCCTAATGCCGGTATCCTTTCGGTTGGAACAGCCGTTAAACAGCCGGTTGTTGATGCCAATGATCAAATCGTTGTCGGCCATCGCATGACAATTGGAGGAAGCTTTGACCATCGTGTAGTGGATGGCGCTGTCGGAGCTATGTTCCTCAAAGCGTTGAAGGAAATCCTGGAAACGCCGGCTCTGATACTTCTTTAG
- a CDS encoding diadenylate cyclase, translating to MAQLKKTDNRHEIKETRLLIEYGFKLARDLGLKTVLVVGELITDRKMVDQHRKNETIIWVSRGTEKVEENIKEGDHQVEIPHSPVERMEQITLALILSVMHGYMRKDESIVCLVGVSGSKRLDNLLIANPERDFDWFKGRGTGKQRKLPTSQEFIRLIDLALRFATEGREGKPIGTIFLLGDMEELNSIARPLILNPCKGHPRKSRSIYDREFVETMREYAALDGGFLIDRKGVVEAAAVYLDAPVTKAVQVPSGLGSRHVAAAAATAQTNSIAIVISESSGTVTVFSKGAKVLSLG from the coding sequence ATGGCCCAGCTAAAAAAGACAGACAACAGGCATGAGATCAAAGAAACTCGTCTTCTGATCGAGTATGGGTTCAAACTTGCGAGAGACCTCGGATTGAAAACTGTCCTCGTAGTCGGAGAGCTGATAACAGACCGGAAAATGGTCGATCAGCATAGGAAGAATGAAACCATTATCTGGGTATCGCGCGGAACCGAAAAAGTGGAGGAAAACATTAAGGAGGGAGATCACCAAGTTGAAATTCCCCACAGTCCGGTTGAGCGCATGGAACAAATTACACTCGCACTTATCCTGTCAGTAATGCATGGATACATGAGAAAAGATGAATCCATTGTCTGCCTGGTCGGCGTCTCCGGATCCAAACGGTTGGACAATTTGCTCATCGCGAATCCAGAACGCGACTTCGATTGGTTTAAAGGAAGGGGCACTGGAAAACAAAGAAAACTTCCCACCTCGCAGGAATTCATTCGGCTGATTGACCTCGCACTTCGCTTCGCTACGGAAGGCCGCGAAGGAAAACCGATCGGCACCATCTTTCTCCTCGGGGATATGGAAGAATTAAATTCCATTGCCCGCCCCCTGATTCTAAATCCTTGCAAAGGACACCCGCGGAAGTCCCGCAGCATTTACGACAGAGAATTCGTTGAAACCATGCGGGAGTATGCGGCGCTGGACGGCGGATTCCTCATAGATCGCAAAGGGGTGGTTGAGGCCGCGGCGGTGTATCTCGACGCACCGGTTACCAAGGCTGTACAGGTGCCAAGCGGGCTCGGCTCGCGCCACGTGGCTGCGGCTGCGGCAACTGCTCAAACCAATTCCATTGCCATTGTCATCTCTGAATCGTCGGGCACCGTAACGGTTTTCTCCAAAGGCGCCAAGGTGTTGTCATTGGGATAG